One genomic segment of Aquipluma nitroreducens includes these proteins:
- a CDS encoding DUF2752 domain-containing protein, whose amino-acid sequence MVRNRLYVLVSTACATGYIWLFINYHRNISESIEPGVCLFKRITGIPCPSCGSTRSVLSILKGDFVGALFWNPFGVIIMSILILAPLWILYDIVLRKDSLLQVYNRSEIFLRQKWIAIPLILLVILNWIWNIYKGL is encoded by the coding sequence ATGGTCCGGAACAGGTTGTATGTCCTCGTGTCAACGGCTTGTGCTACAGGGTACATCTGGCTCTTCATTAATTATCACAGAAATATCTCCGAATCCATTGAGCCCGGAGTTTGTTTGTTTAAACGAATAACGGGCATACCCTGCCCTTCCTGTGGGTCAACACGGTCTGTTCTTTCCATCCTGAAAGGAGATTTTGTGGGGGCGCTGTTCTGGAATCCTTTTGGAGTCATTATCATGTCAATCCTGATTCTGGCACCACTTTGGATTCTATATGATATTGTGCTTCGAAAGGACAGTTTGTTGCAGGTTTATAACCGAAGCGAAATTTTCTTGAGACAGAAATGGATTGCAATACCACTGATTTTGCTGGTTATCCTGAATTGGATTTGGAATATATACAAAGGACTATGA
- a CDS encoding TM2 domain-containing protein — protein MEAQKVDMFIMTNAKYFEGYQITGIRDRLIAMDDSKWAMISSVQLKDPTISLIVSILAGHFGIDRFILGDTGLGIAKLLTCGGLGIWTIIDWFLIMGVTREKNMRTIQQLLN, from the coding sequence ATGGAAGCACAAAAAGTCGACATGTTTATCATGACCAATGCCAAGTATTTCGAAGGCTATCAGATTACCGGGATTAGAGATAGGCTTATTGCCATGGACGATTCAAAATGGGCAATGATTTCTTCAGTACAGTTAAAAGATCCAACAATAAGCTTAATCGTTTCTATTTTGGCCGGACATTTTGGAATTGACCGGTTTATATTGGGCGATACCGGTTTAGGAATAGCCAAGCTTTTAACTTGCGGCGGTCTTGGAATCTGGACGATTATTGATTGGTTTCTGATCATGGGTGTAACCCGCGAAAAAAATATGCGCACGATTCAGCAACTTCTTAATTAA